The following coding sequences are from one Pocillopora verrucosa isolate sample1 chromosome 5, ASM3666991v2, whole genome shotgun sequence window:
- the LOC131777878 gene encoding N-acetyltransferase 8: MLTGKMNTQLQSFALPRSGNDVLIRKFKNTDLHVCREIFTHGMEQLISLVARVVFPKYIWILSTCSVVVLVLALAIKWIVSFFLLYMIACVVLAASLYSMLYMECWNFIDSCLATDLKDIDRCYMSSENCRMWVAEWNGKVVGMVGLIHKESHKPGVAELQRMSVSPACRKMGIAKKLLDELIKFAKDQQFQKLVLTTTSAQTPAIRLYKKYGFKLRTSIPYPKKLLSDLKHYCFELEL, translated from the coding sequence ATGCTCACTGGTAAGATGAATACACAGCTGCAATCTTTCGCTTTACCTAGAAGTGGTAATGACGTCCTGATTAGGAAATTCAAAAACACAGACCTTCACGTCTGCCGAGAGATTTTTACCCATGGAATGGAACAGTTGATCAGCCTAGTAGCACGCGTTGTTTTCCCGAAATATATCTGGATTCTATCGACATGCAGCGTCGTTGTTCTCGTTCTTGCCCTCGCAATCAAGTGGATCGTAAGCTTTTTTCTCCTCTATATGATTGCTTGCGTCGTATTGGCGGCCTCGTTGTATTCAATGCTGTATATGGAATGCTGGAACTTCATCGATTCTTGTTTGGCAACGGACCTGAAGGACATCGATAGATGCTACATGTCTAGTGAAAATTGTCGCATGTGGGTGGCTGAGTGGAATGGTAAAGTTGTGGGAATGGTTGGACTTATTCACAAGGAAAGTCACAAACCAGGAGTGGCAGAACTTCAGAGGATGTCTGTATCACCAGCCTGTAGAAAAATGGGAATCGCTAAGAAACTACTCGACGAACTGATCAAATTCGCAAAGGATCAGCAATTTCAGAAGCTTGTGCTTACCACCACTAGTGCACAAACACCAGCCATTCGACTGTACAAGAAATACGGCTTCAAACTCAGAACCTCTATTCCTTATCCTAAAAAGCTTCTTAGTGATCTGAAACACTATTGCTTTGAACTCGAGTTATGA
- the LOC131777859 gene encoding probable N-acetyltransferase camello, which translates to MSSPLKTNDSNGVKVRSYQSADYRDCREIFTQGMEQLIKLVAQVVFPRYCWVLAALSAFVFLAAFKYSLWLVPLYIFTCFVVLSLLYVHVYLECWKYINSCLTTDLKKIETIYMANDGCHMWVAEWNGKVVGMVGLVHNESHKPGVAELQRMSVSPACRRMGIARKLLDELLKYAKEQNFEKVVLTTTSAQTPAIRLYKKYGFKLIALFPYPQKLLADLQYSFFDLKLNY; encoded by the coding sequence ATGTCTTCGCCTCTGAAAACCAACGACTCCAATGGAGTGAAAGTGCGATCGTATCAAAGCGCTGATTATAGGGATTGTCGAGAAATATTCACTCAGGGAATGGAGCAGTTGATCAAGCTTGTGGCACAGGTGGTCTTCCCCAGATACTGCTGGGTTCTAGCAGCTTTAAGTGCCTTTGTTTTTCTCGCTGCTTTTAAATATTCCCTGTGGCTTGTTCCTCTTTACATCTTCACTTGCTTCGTTGTGCTGTCGCTTTTGTATGTGCATGTTTATCTGGAGTGTTGGAAATACATTAACTCCTGTTTGACAACAGATTTGAAGAAGATTGAAACGATTTACATGGCCAATGATGGTTGCCACATGTGGGTGGCTGAGTGGAATGGTAAAGTTGTGGGAATGGTTGGACTCGTTCATAATGAGAGCCACAAGCCAGGAGTTGCTGAACTTCAGAGGATGTCTGTATCACCAGCCTGTAGAAGAATGGGAATCGCTAGGAAATTGCTCGATGAGCTActaaaatatgcaaaagaacaaaatttcgAGAAGGTTGTTTTGACTACCACAAGTGCCCAGACACCAGCCATTCGACTTTACAAGAAATACGGCTTCAAGCTCATAGCATTATTTCCTTATCCTCAAAAGCTTCTGGCAGATCTGCAGTATTCTTTCTTCGACCTCAAACTGAATTATTAG